DNA from Ovis aries strain OAR_USU_Benz2616 breed Rambouillet chromosome 15, ARS-UI_Ramb_v3.0, whole genome shotgun sequence:
TTAGAGCATTCCATTCTCTTCACTCTTCTTTTCAATAGATATTAATGCTTTGCTAACCctgaggacatttttttttttttctctacagtcTTCTCAAGAGATACATGTTTTTTATCTTACTCTTAATACTCCTGGGCCTGGTAGAGGATGGTATTCCTTCTCCTCCACTGCCACTTACAGACATTGTTTCTCTTTGGATTACAAATACTTATAGCTGAGTTTACATCATCTATAACCAATCCTCCTTATCTTCCTCCACCTTTTTGCAATCACCTACTAACTAGCGTTATGTTTCCTCATCCTTAGAAAGTTTTTGGCTTTGGCTTGCTCTACCTCTCTTAATGGTATCCCTGTCACAATTCCTGATGGACAAGAATTGTGATTTTAATATCTTCATAGAGAAGATCCTTTGAACATTATGGCCCCTTAGTTTCTTGATTTCCCCTCCAAagatcttctttttctccctactATATCCAGTCACTCCATTGATTTACTAGACAGTGTCATTTGCCAATAACTGCAGCTTTTGATCTCATTTAAGCATCTCAAACTGGactatcaccatctcctgtctTTCTAGctcattctctttatttttttattttttttgttttttgttttggagtttagctttttatattcttttttcagcCACATTATGTTGCATCACTGTTAAAACAGAAGCAGCATATCATCcaagatatttgcaaataatatatgtGTCACGTTTCCCAGCTGCTATCTTTAAATGCAATTTGTACTAATCTGAGttctagttcaaaagcatctggaCGATCCTGAGGGTTTGCAGCCAGCATTTCCTTAATCAGTTGTTTCATTCGCCCATTCATAGACTTTTTCTTCACAGGAATGAGAAGTTCCattttgggattttccagaagTGCCTCCCAAACAGGCACAATCTTAGTTCCTTGTTTTACATAACTCCCCGAGagttccttctttgtctctgtaTCTATGAAGGTGATCCTTTCCAACATTGCCCAGATGATAATCCCCAGAGCAAAGATGTCAGCTTTTGCTGTATAATGTCCCTCCCACACTTCAGGAGCCATGTAGAAATCTGTTCCACAAGCTGTAGAAAGGAAACACTTGTTTACACTGACAGGTTCTTCTGGATTCTGCCCAGATGCTGAACAAACTTTACTTAGACCAAAATCAGCCACTTTGAGTGTAGGTTCCAAGTCACTGGTATCCAACCTGCTTTGAGAAATCAGGATGTTATCAGGCTTCAGATCTCGATGGATGATCTGGTTTTTATGCAAGAAAGCCAGGGCACTGCTCAGCTGAAGCATGAAGCTGGTGTTAGTTTTACGATTGGGTTTCCTGGACAACAGATACTCATTCGTATCTCCTCCATCACAAAAATCCATCACAAACCACAAGTAATAGGCGCTTCTGGGATCAAAGGCAATTTCTCCTTTTAGTGAAGTCTCTACAAGCTCTCCATGCTGTCTCCCCCATGGTAGCCATAATTGCAATGGTCTGCAGAAGTCTTCTTTGCATACATTTGCCTTGTTGCATGTGTTTGCCACTGTAAATAAAGGGAAGAATTAGAGCCGTGGGACATCTTTTGTGCCATCCCGTCTTTTTGTAGGATGCATTCCTCCAAGTGAATCACATTTGGATGTTGGCTCTTGATACTGCTTAGTGCCCAGAACTCACGCAGCGCTAGTTCAACGTTTTCAGGTGCATGGCGTCGAATTTTCTTCACTGCCACCCGTGCAGAGGTCTTTCTGACGACTGCTTCATATATAACACTGTAACTACCTCGGCCTACCTCCCGTATTAGATCGTACTTTGGCTGGCTACTCACCATCTTCAAGGTCAAGGTTTCTCAGGGTAGCCGCCGCCGCTCCTCTCTCTCACGGGCTCTGCAGTCCACCATTATCGGGGAGCTAGCGCCTCCGCCGCCGCGGCCTCCAGTCAGAGGCCGGCGCGCGCCCCCCTAGCTCATTCTCTTTAGTAGAATAATGAAAGCATTTCCCTGGGGGCCTGACATTTTTCTGTTGGCTTTACCCATCGCATGTACTCATTCATCTTAAATGTTCTGCTTAAATAATGGTGGTTTCACTCTCTACATTGCATCTACCCTCAAATGTCATACCTATCTCTTTTATTGCTCTCCAAAAGAAATCCTAGTTAAATTTGATTTCTTACCTACTAAACACCCCTAACAGTCCAGTTGAACACATGAGCATGTCAATTTTCTGTATCGGGGCACTGAGTACATATATCATCTGCCTCACAGAGTTGTCATTAC
Protein-coding regions in this window:
- the LOC114118260 gene encoding serine/threonine-protein kinase PDIK1L-like; protein product: MVSSQPKYDLIREVGRGSYSVIYEAVVRKTSARVAVKKIRRHAPENVELALLANTCNKANVCKEDFCRPLQLWLPWGRQHGELVETSLKGEIAFDPRSAYYLWFVMDFCDGGDTNEYLLSRKPNRKTNTSFMLQLSSALAFLHKNQIIHRDLKPDNILISQSRLDTSDLEPTLKVADFGLSKVCSASGQNPEEPVSVNKCFLSTACGTDFYMAPEVWEGHYTAKADIFALGIIIWAMLERITFIDTETKKELSGSYVKQGTKIVPVWEALLENPKMELLIPVKKKSMNGRMKQLIKEMLAANPQDRPDAFELELRLVQIAFKDSSWET